From a single Calothrix sp. NIES-2098 genomic region:
- a CDS encoding precorrin-6B C(5,15)-methyltransferase (decarboxylating) produces MRDSHKWLAIVGIGEDGLQGLSAIARSLIDRAEVIVGGDRHLAMLPSNDQRPKIVWTSPISTSVAEIIQRRGQAVCVLASGDPMCYGIGATLTKQIPIAEITIIPAPSTFSLACARLGWSLTEVETLSLCGRPSSLIQSYIYPGARLLILSEGKDTPAIVAEILTQRGYGDSKITVLERMGGTHERILEGIAATWSETDIATLNAIAVHCLADAGVVSLPRIPGLPDNAYHHDGQLTKHEVRAITLATLAPTPGQLLWDVGAGCGSISIEWMRTHPRCRAIAIEQNSSRLRYIADNAAALGVPNLQIVEGKAPNVLKDLPQPDAIFIGGGVTANGLFDICWSALKPGGKLVANVVTIEGEQTLFKWYEKVGGNFTRIAIQRAEPIGKFLGWRGMAPVTQWIAVKS; encoded by the coding sequence ATGAGAGACTCACACAAATGGCTGGCTATCGTTGGTATTGGCGAAGATGGGTTACAAGGGTTAAGTGCGATCGCCCGTTCCCTAATAGACCGAGCTGAAGTTATAGTAGGAGGCGATCGCCATTTGGCAATGCTTCCTAGTAACGACCAACGCCCAAAAATTGTCTGGACTTCTCCAATTAGCACCTCAGTAGCCGAAATTATCCAACGTCGCGGTCAAGCTGTATGCGTACTAGCTAGCGGCGATCCCATGTGTTATGGCATTGGTGCGACATTAACAAAGCAAATTCCTATTGCTGAAATCACAATTATTCCTGCACCTTCAACTTTCAGTCTCGCTTGTGCCAGACTGGGATGGTCGTTAACAGAAGTGGAAACCCTTAGCTTGTGCGGTCGTCCATCTTCCCTGATCCAGTCTTACATTTATCCTGGGGCGCGACTACTGATTTTGAGTGAAGGTAAAGATACACCTGCAATTGTGGCAGAAATTTTGACACAGCGAGGCTATGGTGACAGCAAAATCACAGTTTTAGAACGGATGGGTGGCACTCACGAACGCATTTTAGAAGGTATAGCTGCAACTTGGAGTGAAACAGACATCGCTACTTTAAATGCGATCGCAGTTCATTGCCTTGCCGATGCTGGCGTTGTATCATTACCCAGAATCCCAGGATTGCCAGATAACGCCTATCACCACGATGGACAGTTAACTAAACACGAAGTTAGGGCGATTACTTTAGCTACCCTAGCACCCACACCAGGACAACTACTATGGGATGTAGGCGCGGGTTGCGGTTCCATTTCAATAGAATGGATGCGGACTCATCCGCGATGTCGAGCGATCGCTATTGAACAAAACTCATCTAGATTGAGATATATTGCCGATAATGCTGCTGCTTTAGGCGTACCAAATCTGCAAATTGTTGAGGGGAAAGCGCCAAATGTTCTCAAAGATTTACCCCAACCTGATGCTATTTTCATAGGTGGTGGAGTAACCGCCAATGGCTTATTTGATATTTGTTGGTCAGCACTCAAACCTGGTGGAAAATTAGTCGCAAATGTCGTCACCATTGAAGGCGAACAAACCTTATTTAAATGGTATGAAAAAGTTGGGGGAAATTTCACTCGCATAGCCATCCAACGTGCGGAACCAATTGGTAAATTTTTAGGTTGGCGAGGAATGGCACCTGTAACCCAGTGGATAGCAGTTAAATCATAA